From the Halogeometricum rufum genome, the window CCCGCGAGGACGTCCGGCGGGGCGGTGAAGACGTTCGGGAGTCGAATCAGGTCGGCGTAGTCGCTCGCGACTCGCCGGACCGACTCGACTCCGAGTGCGTCTCCGACGCCCGTCGCCATCCGTCAGGCCCACCCGTGGTCGCGGAGGTAGTCCATCGCCCCCTGCGCCGTCTCGGCGGCCGTCTCCTGGTACGGGTAGAGTTCGACCGTCACGTAGCCGTCGTAGCCCGAGTCCTCGACGGCCTGCAGGAAGCCGTCGATGTCCATCGCGCCGTCGCCGAGTTGGGTGTGTTCGTGCGTGCGGTCGGCGGGGATGTCTTCGAGGTGGTAGTGCCGCGTGTACGGCGCGAGCGTCTCGACCAGTTCCGCGGGGTCCTCGCCCACGCAGAACAGGTGCCCCGCGTCGAAGTTGCAGGTGATTCGGTCTGAGTCCACGCGGTCCATCAGGTCGAGGAACTGGTCGGACGTCTCTATCAGGAGGTCGGGTTCGGGTTCGACCATCACGTCCACGCCCACGTCCTCGGCCTTCGCGGCGAGTTCGTTCAGTCCCTCGACGAACGTGTCCGTCGCCCACTCGCGGGACTTCCCCTCGGGAATCGGGCCGCCGGGTTCGATGGATATCTTGTCGCAGCCGAGTTCGGCCGCGGCGTCCAGCGAGTCCAGCGTGTAGTCGACGCGGCGGCGGCGGTAGTCCTCGTCTACCTCGACGAACGAGGGGTGGTGGAAGTCCTCGATGGCCGTCAGCATGAACGCGTTACAGTTGCTGATCTCGAGGTCGTTGGCGTCGAGGGCGGTTCGCACCTCGTCGTACTCCTCGCCCGTCGCCTCGGGCGGGTAGAGGAACGGCTGGTCGAACAGGAGTTCGATGCCGTCGTAGCCCGCGTCCGCGACGGCCTCGATGGCCCCGACGGTGGAGTACTCCCGGAACGCGTTCATCGAGAAGCCGAACTGGAGCGACATGGGTCACTCGGCCTCTGCGCCCTGCGGGGGGTTCTCGTCCGCCGACTCCGCCGCGACGGCGTCCGCGTAGTCGAAGTGCGGCGACTGCGAGAAGAACTCCAGGGGGTTCTCGAACAGCAGTTTGCGCACCTCCTCGCGGTCCCAGCCGGCGTCTATCATCGCGTCGCGGGCCTTCGGGACGGCGAGTGGGTCCGAGTCGTCCCAGTCCGCCGAGGAGTTGATGATGCGTCGGTCGGTGCCGTACTCCTCGAGCAGGGGCATGACCTCCTCGATGGATATCTTGCCGGGGTAGAGCGTGAACCCGAGCCAGCAGTCCGTCGCCGCCGTCGTCTCCATCGTGTCCGGTTCGTTGTGGTCGATGATGATGCGCTCCTGCGTGACGCCCATCTCCTCGATGATGTCCACCGTGCGTTCGGCACCTTTCGGCTTCTCCGTGTGCGGGAGGTGGATGATGACCGGCTGTTCGTGTTCCTCGGCGAGTCTGAGTTGCTCGCGGAAGGCCCACTCCTCCTCGTCGGTCTGGAGGTTGAAGCCGATCTCGCCGACGCCGACGACCCGGTCGCGTTCGAGGTACTCCGGCAGGCGGTCGATGACCGCCTCGGACATCTCGCGGTCGACGGCCTCCTTGGGGTTGATGGAGACGGTGACGTAGTGGTCCATCCCCGCCACCCGGTCGGCGCGTTCGGTCTCGAAGTCGATGATGTGCTCGAAGTAGTCGAAGAACGATTCGGGATACAGCTTGTCCGACCCCGACCAGAACGAGGGTTCGATGACGCACTCGATGCCGGACCGTCGCATCTCACGGTAGTCATCCGTGGTCCGCGAGGTCATGTGCGCGTGTGAGTCGATGAGGCGCATGGGCCACACTCCGGACCAGTCGGGCTTTGTTACCGGCATCCTACAGGTTTAGGCGCCGAGAAAGCTCGTGATACGCCCCCGGTAGCAGTCGGTTAACGAGCCGTTCGAACGAGGGTATTCGACCGATTTCGGCGGCCTCCCGCGTGAAGCAGACGCATAACTAACCGCGTTCCGTCCGCCGTCCAGTACATGACGCGAACGCGAACGGGTGTCTGGTTCGTCGGCGCCCGCGGCAACGTCGCCACCACGGCCATCGCCGGGGCGCGCGGCATCGCCCGAGACACGACGGACCGAACCGGGATGGTCACCGCCCGGGAGCCCTGTACCTCACTCGAACTCCCACCGGTCGAGGGGTTCGTCTTCGGCGGCCACGACATCGCCGACAGACCCCTCCATCACACCGCGACCGAACTCGCCGACTCGGACATCGTCGACAGGCGGACGCTCGAAGCCGTCGCCGACGACCTGCGGGAGATAGACGACCGCATCGAGACGGGCACCGCCCAGAACTGCGGGAGCGCCGTCTCCTTGGCCGACGGCGACACGCTGGACCGCGACCACACCGTCGGGGAGGTGGTCGAGCAGATTCGCGCGGACTACGCCGACTTCGTCGCCGAGACGGGCGTGGACCGTCTGGTCGTCGTCAACCTCGCCTCCTCGGAACCGCCCGTGAGCGAACCCGAGCGGTACGACACGCTGGCCGCCTTCGAGGAAGCCGTCGAGTCGGACGACGCGGACCTGCCGGCGAGTTCGCTGTACGCGTACGCCGCCCTCTCGGCGGGCCACCCCTACGTCAACTTCACGCCCTCCACCGGGAGCGAACTCGGCGGCCTGCGCGAGTTGGCCGAACGCGAGAACGTCCCGCACGTCGGCCGCGACGCCAAGACGGGCGAGACGCTCCTGAAGACCGCGCTCGGGCCGATGTTCGCCGGCCGCAACCTCGACGTGATGTCGTGGGACGGCTTCAACATCCTCGGCAACGGCGACGGCAAGGTGTTGGAGGACGACGAGAACAAGGCCGGGAAACTCCAGAGCAAGGGCGGCGTCCTCTCGAACATCCTCGGGTCGGAGATGCACAACCGGGTTCGCATCGACTACACTCCCTCCCTCGACGACTGGAAGACGGCGTGGGACCACGTCCACTTCCGCGGGTTCATGGGGACGGAGATGAGCCTGCAGTTCACGTGGCAGGGCGCGGACTCCTCGCTGGCCGCCCCCCTCGTGTTGGACCTCGTTCGCCTCGTCGCCCACGCCGACGAACGCGGCGAGGGCGGCGTCCAGACCCACCTCGCCTCGTTCTTCAAAGAGCCGATGGACGTGGACGAACACGACCTCTCCCGGCAGTTCGCCATGCTGGAGGCCTACGTGAACGACCACGCCGACGGCGCGAACCCCGACCCGGCGACGCCCGTGCGGACGGACGGCGCCGGCGGTGACGACAACACGACGGACGGAGACGACGACGCTCCCGACGACACGGCCCGCGGCGACGCGGGGGGCGAACGATGACCGGGACCGACCGCCCCGCAGAACGGGTCGTCGTCCTCGACGTGGTCGGCCTGCAACCCGAACACGTCGACGGCGAGACGACGCCGAACCTCGCCGGCCTGTTCGGCGACGGCGCGACGACGGGCGTCGTCCCCCCGTTCCCGTGCGTGACGATACCCTCGCAGACGACGCTCGCGACCGGCCTCTCGCCGTCGACCCACGGCGACGTGTCGAACGCCGAGTACGACCGAGAGCGCGACGCGGTCGAACTCTGGGGTCGCGACAGCGGCGACCGACGGCGCGTCTGGGAGATGCAGGGCGACAGCGGACTCACGACCGGCGCGCTGTTCTTCCAGCACCTGTACGGCACCGACGTCGACGTGGCGGTGACGCCGAAACCCATCGAGGACGAGAACAACGACCTCATCGAGATGAACTGCTGGACGAACCCCGACGGGTTCTACGACGAACTCCGCGAGGAGTACGGCCACTTCCCGCTTCACAACTACTGGGGGCCGGCCGCCAACGCGGAGAGCACGAAGTGGATTCTCTCGGCGGCGCGCGAGGCGACCGACCGCTACGACCCCGACATGCTGTGGGCGTACGTCCCCCACCTCGACTACGCGGGACAGAGTCACGGGCCGAATTCGGAGGCGTTCGCCGAGGCCCTCGCGGAGGTGGACGAACTCGTCGGCGACTACCTCGACTTCCTCCGCGGGACCGACCGCTGGGAGGAGACGGCCGTCGTCGTCGTCAGCGAGTACGGCTTCCACGAGGTGTCGACGCCCGTCTTCCCGAACCGAGCGCTCCGCGAGGCGGGCCTGATGGCGACGCAGGAGGCGGCGGAAGGCGGGCTGATTCCGGACCTCGCGGCCTCCGAGGCGTTCGCCGTCGCGGACCACCAAGTCGCGCACGTCTACTGCGACCAAGACGCCGTCGAACGGGCGCGCGAGGCCCTCGAACCGCTCCCGGGCATCGAACGGGTCCTCGACGGCGACGACCAGACCGCCTACGACATCGACCACGCGAACGCGGGGGACCTCGTCCTCGTCGCCGACCCCGACGCGTGGTTCACCTACTACTGGTGGGACGAGGGCGAGGACGAAGCGATGCCGCCGTACGCCGACAGCGTCGACATCCACGAGAAACCCGGCTACGACCCCTGCGAACTGTTCCTCGGCGAGGACGGCTTCGTCTCGACGGACCCCTCGAAGGTCCGGGGGTCCCACGGGCGCGTCGACTCCGAGACGACGCCGTTCTTCGGCGTCGGCGGCCCCGCCGCGCCGTCGCTCTCGCTGGACGGCGACATCGACATGCGTCAGGTCGCGCCGACGGTGCTCGACCTCCTCGGCGTCCGCGACGACGTGGCGATGGAGTTCGAGGGCGCGTCCATCCTCGCGGCGTCGAACGCGCTCGGACCGGCCGACGACTGACCGGTCGGGGACGCGAGGCCGGGCGAGTCGACTTCCCGTAGGGCCCGAACGCATCGCGGCCGCCTCGAAGCCGAAACTCGTTATTCCCCGGGCGCGCTACGGTATCGTATGACCGTCTCCTTCCGGAACCTCGACGTCTCGTGGCTCGGCTACGCCACGGCCAGAATCGAGTCGGAGTCGGGGTACGTCGTCTACCTCGACCCCGGCCGCTACGGCGTGCTGGACGACTACTACGCCCGCGACGGCGACCTGATCTGCGTCACCCACGACCACCACTACGACAGCGACGCGATACGCTCGGTGGCAAAGGAGGACGCCACCGTCGTCGTCTTCGAGGCGGTGGACGCGGACAACATCGACCGCGACGTCGAACCGGTCGCGGACCTCCCGTACGAGGTGGTCCGCGTCGGCGAGGAGGAACACCTGACGGTCGGCCCCGTGGACCTGTGGACGGTCGCCGCGTACAACGAGGCCGACGGTCCGCACACCAGAGACGACGGGAGCCTCGTCCACCCGCCCGGGTTCGGCTGTGGGTTCCTCCTGTCGGTGGACGGCACCACGGTGTTCTGGCCCGGCGACAGCGACGCTCTCGACGGCTTCGAGCGGTTGTCGGTCGACCTCTTCCTCGCCAACATCGGCGGCAGCGTCGTGATGGACCGCCACGAGGCCGCCGACCTGGCCGAGGCCCTGAACCCCGGACTCGTCCTGCCGATTCACTACGACACCATCGACCTCCTCTCGACCGACCCCGAGGCGTTCGCGGCCGACGTGGCCGCCCGCGGCGTCCCCGTCGTCCTCGAAGACCCGACGGACCACGCGGTCTGAAGTGCGGGTCCCGCGGAGGGCGTCCCGAGGTGTGGCCGCCGAATCCGCGGCAACCGTTTTGCCCCGTCCGCCCCTCGGGTAGGAGACGATGACGCCGCTCACCCCGACCGTCGACCACGGCCACCTCGAACGACGCATCCCGTACTACCGCGCCGGCGACGGCCCGCGAACGCTCGTCGTCCTCCCCGGACTGAGCGACGCGTTCGCCGGCCGGCCGAACCGGGCGACGGCGGAGTACCTCGCCCGCGTGACCTACGCCGGACTCACCGACGAGTTCACCGTGTGGACGGTCGGCCGACCGAAGCGTCTCGACGCCGAGACGACGACGCGGGAACTCGCCGGGTCGGCCGCGACGGCCCTCGACGAACTCGACGGCGGCCACGTCGTCGGCCACTCGATGGGGGGACTGCTCGCCCAACACCTCGCCGCCGACTACCCGGACCTGGTGGACCGACTCGTCCTCGCGTCCTCGGCCGCGCACGTCGGCGACGCCGGCCGGGCGATTCTCGAAGACTGGCAGACGTGGGCGCGGACGGACGCGTGGGGGAACCTGTACGCCGCCTCGGCGCGCGAGTCACACACCGGGTGGCGACGGCGAGCGTACCCCCCGCTGTTGCGCGCGGCCGGGTCCCTCCTGTCGCCGCCGTACCCCGGCGACGTGGAGACGTCCATCCGGGCCTGCCTCGACCACGACGCCTCGGATAGACTCCCCGACCTGACGACGCCGACGCTGGTCGTCGGGGGCGACGAGGACCGCCTGTTCCCGCCGGCCCTGTTGCGCGAGACGAAGGCGATGCTCCCGGATGCGACGCTCGCGGTGCTGTCGAACACGGGGCACGCCGCCGTCTCCGAACGGCCGAAGACGGTCAACCGACTGCTCTCGCGGTTCCTCCGCGGCGAGTCGCTCTGAGCCTCAGATGACGCCCATCGCGTCCAGTCGCTCGGGCAGGTAGGTCTCCGTCACGAAGTCGAGGCCCCGGGAAGCGAGCGCCTGCTGTTCGGCCTTCTTGTCGATGTCGAGTTGGAGTTCTATCTGCTCCTCCCAGTAGTCGGTCATGAACCGCGGGTCCTCGAGTTCGGATTCGAGGGCGTTCACGTCGGAGTCCGACAAGGGGTCGGTCGGCAGGTCGTACTCGACGATGTCCTCCGGTTGGATGCCGACGAACTTCGCCTGCGGCGTGGCGAGGTACTCCGAGAGGTGCGCGGACTTGATGGAACCGTACGCGACGGAGCCGTAGATGCGGTACGACCACGGGTCGCCGTCTGTGAAGACCACGACGGGCAGGTCGAGTTCGTCGTGGAGGCGCTTCGTGATGCGGCGCGTCGCCCGCGCGGGTTGCCCCTTCAGGTGGACGACGAGACAGCCGTACTCCTCGTCGAAGCCGTTCTCGATGAGACGGTCGCGCATCCCACCGGTCTCCACGCAGAGGACGAAGTCGATGTCGTGGTCGAGGAACTCGATGGTGTCGGGGTTGTTCGGAATCTGGTAGCCGCCCTCGCCGACGTCCTCCTGACAGTGTATCTCGCGCTCGCCGCGACGGGTCTGCTCGCGGAGTTCCAGCGGCCCCATCAGGGTCGCGCCCGACTCCTCCGGGCGCATGTGGAAGTCCTCGCGGGTGACCTGCGAGACGATTTCGAGGTCCTCGATGAGCTGGTTCGACTCGTCTTGGTCGTTGAACTGCGCCTCTTCGGTGTCCCAGGACTCCGAGAGGTAGTACAACTCACGGAGGGTCGAGGAGCGGTCCTCCTCCAACTGGTTGACGAGGAACTCGATGGCGTACGTCGCCTTCAGCAGTTTGCGCGCGCCGCGGACGCTGTTGGCCGACCGGGTGGACTTCCGGTCGCCGTACACCCACACCTTCGACTCCTCGTCGAAGACGATGTTGCTCTTCGTCCGCGTCGGGATGTCCATGTGCGGGATATCGCCGTCGGCGAACTGGTCGTAGAACTCCGCGGCGAGGTCGATGAGTCGTTCCTGCGCGAGTTCGTCGTTCTGTTTCGTGCTCATTGTTGGTCGGGTTCAGGTGTTGACTGTCAGTTTCTCCGCCTCGACGCCGTCGACGTTGATGTCGAACGACGCCTCCGAGGACACGGTGTAGGTGAGTTCCGCGGTGTCGCCCGCCGACACCGACGGGTTCCACTTGACGAACCACTCGCCGTCCAAGTCCACGACGGTGGCGTCGTCGGGCACGTCCGTCGGTTCGACGGTGACGATGTCGGTGATGTCGGGGGTCTCCGAGCGGTCGGAGTGGTTCTCGACGACGAGGGTGACGGTGTCGCCCTCGACGTGGCGTTCGACGCTCACGTTGTTCATGATGCGCGCGAGTGCGCCGTCGATGTTCGGCCGTTCGCGGTGGGTCACCTCCGCGAGTTTGTCGGCCATCTCGGGCAGGATGCGCCCGAGGACGTCCTGTTTCTTCCGGCGCTTCTGCATCGACCGGCGCTTGTTCAGGTACGACTTCAGTTCGCGCGCCGCCTCGCGGATGGCGAGTTCTATCTCGTCCTCTATCTCGGGGATGTTCGCGAGGGCGTCCTTCGACTCGGAGGTGAACGGCACGTTCGTGGACGCGACGTGGACCATGATGACCGCCGGCCCACTCGGCATGCCGGAACCGCCGGGTTGGTCCAGCCCGTAGTTGCGCCAGCCGATTCGCTTGACCACGTCCGTCGTCGCGCACGCCCCGCGCTGGTAGACGAGGGGGACGCGGTTGGCGAAACGGAGCAGGTCGACCGACCCCTCGGACGCCAACTCGCCGCCGTAGGCGATGCCCGCCTCGACGATGAACGGGTCGCCGCCGTGGACTTCCGCGTCGCGCGTCGCCGCGGCGTAGAAGTCGGCGTCGTACTCCTTCCGGAGGCCGGCCTCGACCAACTCGGCGCTGATGGGCGACAGGCAGTTCGTCGGCGGCGCGAGGATGTCCGCCTCGCGCATCCCCTCCAGCAGTTCGGAGGCGGTGTCTCTGTCGTCGGCGACTTCCCGCACCTTCGGCACGTCGTCGGGGACGGTGCGCATGACCGCCCAGAGCGACTCGCAGACGTTCTCGCGGGCCGTGTCGCCGAACGACACGTCGTCGGAGACCAGCAGGTCCGCCGACCGGTCCACGTACTCGCGGACCTGCTTCTTCGTCGCGCGGTGGACGGGCGAGGCG encodes:
- a CDS encoding sugar phosphate isomerase/epimerase family protein codes for the protein MSLQFGFSMNAFREYSTVGAIEAVADAGYDGIELLFDQPFLYPPEATGEEYDEVRTALDANDLEISNCNAFMLTAIEDFHHPSFVEVDEDYRRRRVDYTLDSLDAAAELGCDKISIEPGGPIPEGKSREWATDTFVEGLNELAAKAEDVGVDVMVEPEPDLLIETSDQFLDLMDRVDSDRITCNFDAGHLFCVGEDPAELVETLAPYTRHYHLEDIPADRTHEHTQLGDGAMDIDGFLQAVEDSGYDGYVTVELYPYQETAAETAQGAMDYLRDHGWA
- a CDS encoding TatD family hydrolase, with translation MRLIDSHAHMTSRTTDDYREMRRSGIECVIEPSFWSGSDKLYPESFFDYFEHIIDFETERADRVAGMDHYVTVSINPKEAVDREMSEAVIDRLPEYLERDRVVGVGEIGFNLQTDEEEWAFREQLRLAEEHEQPVIIHLPHTEKPKGAERTVDIIEEMGVTQERIIIDHNEPDTMETTAATDCWLGFTLYPGKISIEEVMPLLEEYGTDRRIINSSADWDDSDPLAVPKARDAMIDAGWDREEVRKLLFENPLEFFSQSPHFDYADAVAAESADENPPQGAEAE
- a CDS encoding inositol-3-phosphate synthase, with the translated sequence MTRTRTGVWFVGARGNVATTAIAGARGIARDTTDRTGMVTAREPCTSLELPPVEGFVFGGHDIADRPLHHTATELADSDIVDRRTLEAVADDLREIDDRIETGTAQNCGSAVSLADGDTLDRDHTVGEVVEQIRADYADFVAETGVDRLVVVNLASSEPPVSEPERYDTLAAFEEAVESDDADLPASSLYAYAALSAGHPYVNFTPSTGSELGGLRELAERENVPHVGRDAKTGETLLKTALGPMFAGRNLDVMSWDGFNILGNGDGKVLEDDENKAGKLQSKGGVLSNILGSEMHNRVRIDYTPSLDDWKTAWDHVHFRGFMGTEMSLQFTWQGADSSLAAPLVLDLVRLVAHADERGEGGVQTHLASFFKEPMDVDEHDLSRQFAMLEAYVNDHADGANPDPATPVRTDGAGGDDNTTDGDDDAPDDTARGDAGGER
- a CDS encoding alkaline phosphatase family protein, coding for MTGTDRPAERVVVLDVVGLQPEHVDGETTPNLAGLFGDGATTGVVPPFPCVTIPSQTTLATGLSPSTHGDVSNAEYDRERDAVELWGRDSGDRRRVWEMQGDSGLTTGALFFQHLYGTDVDVAVTPKPIEDENNDLIEMNCWTNPDGFYDELREEYGHFPLHNYWGPAANAESTKWILSAAREATDRYDPDMLWAYVPHLDYAGQSHGPNSEAFAEALAEVDELVGDYLDFLRGTDRWEETAVVVVSEYGFHEVSTPVFPNRALREAGLMATQEAAEGGLIPDLAASEAFAVADHQVAHVYCDQDAVERAREALEPLPGIERVLDGDDQTAYDIDHANAGDLVLVADPDAWFTYYWWDEGEDEAMPPYADSVDIHEKPGYDPCELFLGEDGFVSTDPSKVRGSHGRVDSETTPFFGVGGPAAPSLSLDGDIDMRQVAPTVLDLLGVRDDVAMEFEGASILAASNALGPADD
- a CDS encoding MBL fold metallo-hydrolase, which gives rise to MTVSFRNLDVSWLGYATARIESESGYVVYLDPGRYGVLDDYYARDGDLICVTHDHHYDSDAIRSVAKEDATVVVFEAVDADNIDRDVEPVADLPYEVVRVGEEEHLTVGPVDLWTVAAYNEADGPHTRDDGSLVHPPGFGCGFLLSVDGTTVFWPGDSDALDGFERLSVDLFLANIGGSVVMDRHEAADLAEALNPGLVLPIHYDTIDLLSTDPEAFAADVAARGVPVVLEDPTDHAV
- a CDS encoding alpha/beta fold hydrolase — translated: MTPLTPTVDHGHLERRIPYYRAGDGPRTLVVLPGLSDAFAGRPNRATAEYLARVTYAGLTDEFTVWTVGRPKRLDAETTTRELAGSAATALDELDGGHVVGHSMGGLLAQHLAADYPDLVDRLVLASSAAHVGDAGRAILEDWQTWARTDAWGNLYAASARESHTGWRRRAYPPLLRAAGSLLSPPYPGDVETSIRACLDHDASDRLPDLTTPTLVVGGDEDRLFPPALLRETKAMLPDATLAVLSNTGHAAVSERPKTVNRLLSRFLRGESL
- a CDS encoding DNA topoisomerase IV subunit A, giving the protein MSTKQNDELAQERLIDLAAEFYDQFADGDIPHMDIPTRTKSNIVFDEESKVWVYGDRKSTRSANSVRGARKLLKATYAIEFLVNQLEEDRSSTLRELYYLSESWDTEEAQFNDQDESNQLIEDLEIVSQVTREDFHMRPEESGATLMGPLELREQTRRGEREIHCQEDVGEGGYQIPNNPDTIEFLDHDIDFVLCVETGGMRDRLIENGFDEEYGCLVVHLKGQPARATRRITKRLHDELDLPVVVFTDGDPWSYRIYGSVAYGSIKSAHLSEYLATPQAKFVGIQPEDIVEYDLPTDPLSDSDVNALESELEDPRFMTDYWEEQIELQLDIDKKAEQQALASRGLDFVTETYLPERLDAMGVI